The Streptomyces laurentii genome contains a region encoding:
- a CDS encoding hypothetical protein (identified by MetaGeneAnnotator; putative;~sequence version:1), which yields MSERPVPRGEDGYGYEYGARSGRAAAHSGPRPHPADAGVVGRYVHAYDPFPQPYPTPGLAPIPGMRPARDSAPGFPAFSTTPIYDALYAEFRRAFRTLPGDRGGEDDLLFRPFGTGRGLGPGPAPAGPRPGGHAGPGPTAAGTGPGALPRAGTGTGRGWSAYALPPGTGGGA from the coding sequence GTGAGCGAGCGGCCCGTACCGCGAGGGGAGGACGGGTACGGGTACGAGTACGGCGCGCGGTCCGGGCGGGCGGCGGCTCATTCCGGGCCCCGCCCGCATCCCGCGGACGCCGGGGTCGTTGGCAGATATGTGCACGCATACGACCCATTTCCGCAGCCGTACCCGACTCCGGGCCTCGCCCCCATCCCCGGCATGCGCCCGGCCCGGGACAGCGCGCCGGGATTCCCGGCGTTCTCCACGACGCCGATCTACGACGCCCTGTACGCCGAGTTCCGCCGCGCCTTCCGCACCCTGCCGGGCGACCGCGGCGGCGAGGACGACCTGCTCTTCCGCCCCTTCGGTACGGGCCGGGGTCTCGGCCCCGGTCCCGCCCCGGCCGGCCCGAGACCCGGCGGACACGCCGGCCCGGGCCCCACGGCCGCGGGCACGGGCCCGGGGGCGCTCCCCCGGGCGGGCACCGGCACCGGCCGGGGCTGGTCGGCGTACGCGCTGCCGCCCGGCACCGGGGGCGGTGCCTGA
- a CDS encoding phosphoesterase PA-phosphatase-like protein (KEGG: sgr:SGR_5748 putative integral membrane protein; PFAM: phosphoesterase PA-phosphatase related; SMART: phosphoesterase PA-phosphatase related;~Membrane-associated phospholipid phosphatase [Lipidmetabolism]; COG0671;~PAP2_like_2 proteins. PAP2 isa super-family of phosphatases and haloperoxidases. This subgroup, which is specific to bacteria, lacks functional characterization and may act as a membrane-associated lipid phosphatase; cd03392;~identified by MetaGeneAnnotator; putative;~phosphoesterase PA-phosphatase-like protein [Streptomyces sp. SirexAA- E]): MRTDIFARLDREPEPPKIEVPRMTWTRLALFGGTLAFYLVIVVAVLLSTWLVTLDWKIMLFRPYQQWPELHAFLDYYVVLGQRGPTAVMVASWLGWRSWRQHTLRPLLSLGAALLLLNVTVGAVKLGLGRAGPHYATQVGSAELFAGGDIFPSGHTANAVVTWGILAYLATTPRARRYLSATSAVVALGVGLTTVYLGTHWLSDVLLGWAAGLLILLALPWCEPVIAVVEAWILDLRDRMREQLRSRRRLVPSLPVATGNRPVPGLFPPRPAGDGEPVREAVGAGGGRGPSATRGAGLQGSQLAAPRAHHPATHPAHAAHHAVRSERGPAGPAGSRRPPHSRPATGG; encoded by the coding sequence GTGCGTACCGACATCTTTGCCCGGCTGGACCGGGAGCCGGAACCGCCGAAGATAGAGGTCCCGCGGATGACCTGGACGCGTCTCGCCCTCTTCGGCGGGACGCTGGCGTTCTATCTGGTCATCGTCGTCGCCGTGCTGCTCTCGACCTGGCTGGTCACCCTGGACTGGAAGATCATGCTCTTCCGGCCCTACCAGCAGTGGCCGGAGCTGCACGCCTTCCTCGACTACTACGTCGTCCTCGGCCAGCGCGGCCCGACCGCCGTCATGGTGGCGTCCTGGCTGGGCTGGCGCTCCTGGCGCCAGCACACCCTGCGCCCGCTGCTCTCCCTCGGCGCCGCGCTGCTCCTGCTCAACGTCACGGTCGGAGCGGTCAAACTCGGACTCGGCCGGGCCGGTCCCCACTACGCGACGCAGGTCGGCTCCGCCGAGCTGTTCGCGGGCGGTGACATATTCCCGTCCGGGCACACCGCGAACGCGGTCGTGACCTGGGGCATCCTGGCCTACCTGGCGACCACCCCGAGAGCCCGCCGCTACCTCTCCGCGACGTCGGCCGTGGTCGCGCTCGGTGTCGGCCTGACCACCGTGTACCTCGGTACGCACTGGCTGAGCGACGTCCTGCTCGGCTGGGCCGCCGGACTGCTCATCCTGCTCGCACTGCCCTGGTGCGAGCCGGTCATCGCGGTCGTGGAGGCCTGGATCCTGGACCTGCGCGACCGGATGCGCGAGCAGCTGCGGTCCCGCCGCCGCCTGGTGCCCTCGCTGCCCGTGGCGACGGGGAACCGGCCGGTGCCCGGCCTGTTCCCGCCGCGCCCGGCCGGGGACGGGGAGCCGGTACGCGAGGCCGTCGGAGCCGGCGGGGGACGCGGTCCGTCCGCCACCCGCGGCGCGGGCCTGCAGGGCTCGCAGCTGGCCGCCCCGCGCGCGCATCACCCGGCCACGCATCCCGCGCACGCCGCCCATCACGCGGTGCGTTCGGAGCGCGGTCCGGCCGGTCCGGCCGGCAGCCGCCGTCCGCCGCACTCGCGGCCGGCGACGGGCGGCTGA
- a CDS encoding 1-acyl-sn-glycerol-3-phosphate acyltransferase (1-acyl-sn-glycerol-3-phosphate acyltransferase [Lipidmetabolism]; COG0204;~1-acyl-sn-glycerol-3-phosphate acyltransferase [Streptomyces venezuelae ATCC10712];~Lysophospholipid Acyltransferases (LPLATs) of Glycerophospholipid Biosynthesis: AGPAT-like; cd07989;~identified by MetaGeneAnnotator; putative;~putative acyl-acceptor binding pocket), with protein sequence MTEPSAKGAAVGRGIGIGLMYGLWKPRVLGAWRVPAAGPVILAVNHAHNIDGPMLMGTAPRPVHFLIKKEAFVGPLGGFLEGIGQLKVDRSGADRTAIGNALAVLEHGGVLGIFPEGTRGDGDFASLRAGLAYFAVRSGAPIVPVAVLGSTERPGRLVKALPRFRSRVDVVFGDAFEAGDGSGRRTRKALDEATHRIQDRLTGHLENARRLTGR encoded by the coding sequence GTGACCGAGCCCTCCGCGAAGGGTGCGGCCGTCGGCCGTGGCATCGGCATAGGGCTGATGTACGGCCTGTGGAAGCCGCGCGTCCTCGGCGCCTGGCGGGTGCCGGCCGCCGGCCCCGTCATCCTCGCCGTCAACCACGCGCACAACATCGACGGCCCCATGCTCATGGGCACCGCGCCGCGGCCCGTGCACTTCCTCATCAAGAAGGAAGCGTTCGTCGGGCCGCTCGGCGGTTTCCTCGAGGGCATCGGGCAGCTCAAGGTCGACCGCTCCGGCGCCGACCGCACCGCCATAGGCAACGCCCTCGCGGTCCTCGAGCACGGCGGCGTGCTCGGGATCTTCCCCGAGGGCACCCGGGGCGACGGCGACTTCGCGTCGCTGCGCGCCGGCCTCGCGTACTTCGCGGTCCGCAGCGGCGCGCCGATCGTCCCGGTCGCGGTGCTGGGCAGCACCGAGCGGCCCGGACGGCTGGTCAAGGCGCTGCCGCGGTTCCGCAGCCGCGTCGACGTCGTGTTCGGCGACGCCTTCGAGGCCGGGGACGGCAGCGGCCGGCGCACCCGCAAGGCGCTGGACGAGGCCACCCACCGCATCCAGGACCGGCTCACCGGCCATCTGGAAAACGCCAGGCGCCTCACCGGGCGCTGA
- a CDS encoding hypothetical protein (Hypothetical protein XNR_5071 [Streptomyces albus J1074];~Peptidase inhibitor I78 family; pfam11720;~identified by MetaGeneAnnotator; putative), with protein MICMTPEHAPETYVGLRVEEAERLARIRGWRVVRILPPGAVVTMEYMEGRIDFEAENGVVTRAWRG; from the coding sequence GTGATCTGTATGACACCCGAACACGCACCCGAAACGTATGTGGGACTCCGCGTCGAGGAGGCCGAACGGCTCGCCAGGATCCGCGGCTGGCGGGTCGTCCGGATCCTGCCGCCGGGCGCGGTCGTCACGATGGAGTACATGGAAGGGCGCATCGACTTCGAGGCCGAGAACGGCGTCGTCACCCGCGCCTGGCGCGGCTGA
- a CDS encoding major facilitator superfamily protein (Major Facilitator Superfamily; pfam07690;~PFAM: major facilitator superfamily MFS_1; KEGG: sgr:SGR_5749 major facilitator superfamily permease;~The Major Facilitator Superfamily (MFS) isa large and diverse group of secondary transporters that includes uniporters, symporters, and antiporters. MFS proteins facilitate the transport across cytoplasmic or internal membranes of a variety of...; cd06174;~identified by MetaGeneAnnotator; putative;~major facilitator superfamily protein [Streptomyces flavogriseus ATCC33331]) codes for MARTIAAGKRRTGPLGRGTGSGTGRASGPGTGPAAGGGAGGPAGAGPAGAGPGRGAPGEPGAKAGTNRWVVLFVLCVSLLLVALDSTVLHVAVPSLTEDLRPSSTALLWIVDAYPLICASLLILFGTLGDRVGRRRVLLLGYALFGIASAIAALATAPAVLIAARALLGVGGAMIMPATLSLLRAVFPDRRERATAIGIWTAVAAVGAATGPVLGGFLVEHYWWGSVFLINIPLMALILPIGRLLLPESRGGSDGPWDVLGALMAAAGVLGAVLGVKRLGAGDTLFELPTAGPLLAGAALLVLFVRRQKRRAHPLIDMRLFGRAAFTTSVGCIVLAMLALVGLELIAVQYLQLVLGLSPLQTGLRLLPLTFAAMAAGATGSYTLRRIGPRRMVGWGFVLTAAAVLLLVLMGQHDRPVLLTVGFVLLGFGLQTTLFSAYESMLSEAPQESAGGAAAIGETSYQLGAGMGIALLGSVMNAAYAPGLAGLSGVPDGAARAAANSLGEAYQVAARLGGTAGETLHAAARHAFVNGLHVTLLVSAGLLLLGALMALRLPRVMECPPADDLDQDLDPGPAAESATDAGRKLPAAGPSLSIPASRTPAEPAVTVRRSR; via the coding sequence ATGGCGCGGACGATCGCGGCTGGAAAGCGGCGGACGGGTCCCCTCGGCCGCGGCACCGGCAGTGGCACCGGGCGCGCGAGCGGGCCCGGGACCGGGCCCGCCGCCGGAGGAGGAGCCGGCGGACCCGCCGGAGCCGGACCTGCCGGAGCCGGACCAGGGCGCGGCGCTCCGGGTGAGCCCGGCGCCAAGGCCGGCACCAACCGCTGGGTCGTCCTCTTCGTCCTCTGCGTCAGCCTGCTGCTGGTCGCGCTCGACTCGACCGTGCTGCACGTCGCCGTGCCCTCCCTCACCGAGGACCTGCGGCCCAGCTCCACCGCCCTGCTGTGGATCGTCGACGCCTACCCGCTGATCTGCGCCTCGCTGCTGATCCTCTTCGGCACCCTCGGCGACCGGGTCGGCCGCAGACGGGTGCTGCTCCTCGGCTACGCGCTCTTCGGCATCGCCTCGGCGATCGCCGCGCTCGCCACCGCCCCCGCGGTGCTCATCGCCGCCCGCGCGCTGCTCGGCGTCGGCGGCGCGATGATCATGCCCGCCACCCTGTCGCTCCTCCGCGCCGTCTTCCCCGACCGGCGCGAGCGGGCCACCGCCATTGGCATCTGGACGGCGGTCGCGGCCGTCGGCGCCGCCACCGGACCGGTCCTCGGCGGCTTCCTCGTCGAGCACTACTGGTGGGGCTCGGTCTTCCTGATCAACATCCCGCTGATGGCGCTGATCCTGCCGATAGGCCGGCTGCTGCTGCCCGAGTCGCGCGGCGGCTCCGACGGCCCCTGGGACGTCCTCGGCGCCCTGATGGCGGCGGCCGGCGTGCTCGGCGCGGTCCTCGGCGTCAAGCGGCTCGGCGCCGGCGACACCCTGTTCGAGCTGCCGACCGCCGGCCCGCTGCTGGCCGGCGCCGCGCTCCTGGTGCTCTTCGTCCGGCGGCAGAAGCGGCGCGCCCACCCGCTGATCGACATGCGGCTCTTCGGCCGGGCGGCCTTCACCACCTCCGTCGGCTGCATCGTGCTCGCCATGCTGGCCCTGGTCGGCCTGGAGCTGATCGCCGTCCAGTACCTCCAGCTCGTCCTCGGCCTCAGCCCGCTGCAGACCGGCCTGCGGCTGCTCCCGCTGACCTTCGCGGCGATGGCCGCCGGCGCCACCGGCTCGTACACCCTGCGCAGGATCGGGCCGCGCCGGATGGTCGGCTGGGGCTTCGTACTGACCGCCGCCGCGGTGCTGCTGCTCGTGCTCATGGGCCAGCACGACCGGCCGGTGCTGCTCACCGTCGGCTTCGTGCTGCTCGGGTTCGGACTGCAGACCACGCTCTTCTCGGCCTACGAGTCGATGCTCAGCGAGGCGCCGCAGGAAAGCGCGGGCGGGGCGGCGGCGATCGGCGAGACCTCGTACCAGCTCGGCGCGGGCATGGGCATCGCCCTGCTCGGAAGCGTCATGAACGCGGCGTACGCGCCCGGCCTGGCCGGTCTCTCCGGTGTCCCGGACGGTGCCGCGCGGGCCGCCGCGAACTCGCTTGGCGAGGCCTATCAGGTCGCCGCCCGGCTCGGCGGCACGGCCGGCGAGACGCTGCATGCCGCCGCCCGCCACGCCTTCGTGAACGGGCTCCACGTGACCCTGCTCGTGAGTGCGGGGCTGCTGCTGCTCGGCGCGCTGATGGCGCTCCGGCTGCCGCGCGTGATGGAGTGCCCGCCGGCCGACGACCTGGACCAGGACCTGGACCCGGGTCCGGCCGCGGAGTCCGCGACGGACGCCGGCCGGAAGCTGCCGGCCGCCGGGCCGTCGCTGTCCATCCCGGCCAGTCGTACGCCCGCCGAACCGGCCGTGACGGTACGCCGGAGCCGCTGA
- a CDS encoding transglycosylase domain protein (Lysine Motif isa small domain involved in binding peptidoglycan; cd00118;~Transglycosylase domain protein [Streptomyces venezuelae ATCC10712];~Transglycosylase-like domain; pfam06737;~identified by MetaGeneAnnotator; putative), which produces MNGVPRGGPAGARNGCLACPMAKTRALRWRTAAAGAAAAFLLPAPGAAAAAPTPVEPCVRDHWPWGCVADCESAGDWHANTGNGFFGGLQFRQSTWEEFGGGRYAPRADLATRAQQITVAEDVLRVQGWQAWPVCSRRYGLSGRAHVVQPGDTLDRIAARFSVEGGWQALYAANRSVIGSDPDRIAVGMMLSLPS; this is translated from the coding sequence GTGAACGGTGTTCCGCGCGGCGGCCCCGCCGGGGCCCGGAACGGCTGCCTAGCCTGCCCCATGGCGAAGACCCGAGCACTCCGATGGCGCACGGCCGCCGCCGGCGCCGCGGCAGCGTTCCTCCTCCCGGCCCCCGGCGCCGCGGCCGCCGCGCCCACCCCGGTCGAGCCGTGCGTCCGCGACCACTGGCCGTGGGGGTGCGTCGCCGACTGCGAGAGCGCCGGTGACTGGCACGCGAACACCGGCAACGGCTTCTTCGGCGGGCTGCAGTTCCGGCAGTCGACCTGGGAGGAGTTCGGCGGCGGCCGGTACGCCCCGCGCGCCGACCTCGCCACCCGCGCCCAGCAGATCACGGTCGCCGAGGACGTCCTGCGCGTCCAGGGCTGGCAGGCCTGGCCGGTCTGCTCGCGGCGGTACGGCCTGAGCGGCCGCGCCCATGTCGTCCAGCCCGGGGACACCCTCGACCGGATCGCCGCCCGCTTCTCGGTCGAAGGCGGATGGCAGGCGCTGTACGCGGCGAACCGCTCGGTGATCGGCTCGGACCCGGACCGCATCGCCGTCGGCATGATGCTGAGCCTGCCCTCGTGA
- a CDS encoding hypothetical protein (Hypothetical protein XNR_5066 [Streptomyces albus J1074];~identified by MetaGeneAnnotator; putative) — MPRMLDVSEDVRAEIGDEEADRLLAGENAPGSYDCTSCRTPGDSERERTSTVLFVGEETAVLAFAHAGCIRSQVVRVAEEQLQGAVASITAADAAESLATENPRQAVLGVTSGLVLIEGELHPALVVEPTAPVARPGSDGLTDEFLTLLVEQGFQPVADVNSKPAPLPGWSVLVAMGRLHSVLQPGMSGTGQIAWWQAHQPLQVTEGWRTAANKSHTVLVFAAPVGAIGQQPREDLLRDALEKAAANGCLVAAALPLAGT; from the coding sequence GTGCCGCGCATGCTCGACGTCAGTGAGGACGTACGCGCCGAGATCGGCGACGAAGAAGCCGACCGACTGCTCGCCGGGGAGAACGCCCCGGGCAGCTACGACTGCACCTCCTGCCGTACGCCCGGCGACTCCGAGCGCGAGCGCACCAGCACCGTGCTGTTCGTCGGCGAGGAGACCGCCGTGCTCGCCTTCGCGCACGCCGGCTGTATCCGGTCCCAGGTGGTCCGGGTCGCCGAGGAGCAGCTCCAGGGCGCGGTCGCCTCGATCACGGCCGCCGACGCCGCCGAGTCCCTCGCCACCGAGAACCCCCGGCAGGCGGTCCTCGGCGTCACCAGCGGTCTGGTGCTGATCGAGGGCGAGCTGCACCCGGCGCTCGTCGTGGAGCCCACCGCCCCGGTCGCCCGCCCCGGCTCGGACGGGCTGACGGACGAGTTCCTGACGCTCCTCGTCGAGCAGGGCTTCCAGCCCGTCGCCGACGTCAACAGCAAGCCCGCGCCGCTGCCCGGCTGGTCGGTGCTGGTCGCGATGGGCCGGCTGCACTCGGTCCTGCAGCCGGGCATGAGCGGCACGGGCCAGATCGCCTGGTGGCAGGCGCACCAGCCGCTCCAGGTCACCGAGGGCTGGCGGACGGCGGCCAACAAGTCGCACACGGTGCTCGTCTTCGCCGCCCCGGTGGGCGCCATCGGCCAGCAGCCGCGCGAGGACCTGCTGCGCGACGCCCTGGAGAAGGCGGCGGCCAACGGCTGCCTGGTGGCCGCGGCGCTGCCGCTGGCCGGCACGTGA
- a CDS encoding transferase (Glycosyltransferase [Cell envelope biogenesis, outer membrane]; COG0438;~This family is most closely related to the GT1 family of glycosyltransferases. AmSD in Erwinia amylovora has been shown to be involved in the biosynthesis of amylovoran, the acidic exopolysaccharide acting as a virulence factor. This enzyme may be...; cd03820;~identified by MetaGeneAnnotator; putative;~putative ADP-binding pocket [chemical binding];~transferase [Streptomyces venezuelae ATCC10712]), with protein sequence MRVSFLLHNGYHIGGTIQATFTLAAELAARHEVEIVSVFRHRDEPVLGVPDGVSLRHLVDIRKNSPGYDGDHPDFHRPARVFPRGDGRWKQYSALTDARIGAHLAAVEADVVVATRPGLNVQLARQAPRGPVLVGQEHLILDGHSYRLRRDIGHEYALLDAVTTVTEADARSYRALALPGVRIDAVPNSVPAPRVPPADPAAKIVVAAGRLTPVKRYDLLIDAFAEVAAARPDWTLRIYGTGDAADNLKKTLARQIDRLGLGENVRLMGTAHPMEPEWVKGSLAAVTSRRESFGMTIVEAMRCGLPVVSTDCPYGPAEIIEDGVDGRLVPVDDTAAVAGALLALINDDEARARAAKAALAASERFDPSRTAVRHEEIWTGLAAAGAGRPRAHAPARAALHRAVGTVVDAVYTAKSRAGALVRRFR encoded by the coding sequence ATGCGCGTTTCTTTCCTGCTCCACAACGGCTACCACATCGGCGGCACGATCCAGGCGACCTTCACGCTCGCCGCCGAGCTGGCGGCCCGTCACGAGGTCGAGATCGTCTCGGTGTTCCGCCACCGCGACGAACCCGTGCTCGGCGTCCCCGACGGAGTGAGCCTGCGTCATCTGGTCGACATCCGGAAGAACAGCCCCGGGTACGACGGCGACCACCCCGACTTCCACCGCCCCGCCCGGGTCTTCCCGCGCGGCGACGGCCGCTGGAAGCAGTACAGCGCCCTCACCGACGCCCGCATCGGCGCGCACCTCGCCGCCGTCGAGGCCGACGTCGTCGTCGCCACCCGCCCCGGGCTCAACGTGCAGCTCGCCCGGCAGGCGCCGCGCGGGCCGGTGCTCGTGGGGCAGGAGCACCTGATCCTCGACGGGCACAGCTACCGGCTGCGCCGCGACATCGGCCACGAGTACGCGCTGCTCGACGCCGTCACCACCGTCACCGAGGCCGACGCCCGCTCCTACCGGGCGCTCGCGCTGCCCGGCGTACGGATCGACGCGGTGCCCAACAGCGTGCCCGCGCCGCGGGTGCCGCCCGCCGACCCCGCCGCGAAGATCGTCGTCGCGGCCGGCCGGCTCACCCCGGTCAAGCGGTACGACCTGCTGATCGACGCCTTCGCCGAGGTGGCCGCCGCCCGCCCCGACTGGACGCTGCGGATCTACGGCACCGGCGACGCCGCCGACAACCTGAAGAAGACCCTGGCCCGGCAGATCGACCGGCTCGGCCTCGGCGAGAACGTCCGCCTCATGGGCACCGCGCACCCGATGGAGCCGGAGTGGGTCAAGGGCTCGCTGGCCGCGGTCACCTCGCGGCGCGAGTCCTTCGGCATGACCATCGTCGAGGCGATGCGCTGCGGGCTGCCGGTGGTCTCCACCGACTGCCCGTACGGCCCGGCGGAGATCATCGAGGACGGCGTCGACGGCCGGCTCGTCCCGGTCGACGACACGGCCGCCGTCGCGGGCGCGCTGCTCGCGCTCATCAACGACGACGAGGCCCGGGCCCGGGCGGCGAAGGCGGCCCTGGCCGCCTCCGAGCGCTTCGACCCCTCGCGGACGGCGGTCCGGCACGAGGAGATCTGGACCGGGCTCGCCGCCGCGGGCGCCGGCCGGCCGCGCGCCCACGCCCCGGCCCGGGCCGCGCTGCACCGTGCCGTCGGCACCGTCGTCGACGCCGTCTACACGGCGAAGTCCCGGGCGGGTGCCCTGGTCCGCCGCTTCCGCTGA
- a CDS encoding GTP-binding protein engA (EngA1 GTPase contains the first domain of EngA; cd01894;~EngA2 GTPase contains the second domain of EngA; cd01895;~G1 box;~G2 box;~G3 box;~G4 box;~G5 box;~GTP-binding protein Der; Reviewed;~GTP-binding protein EngA [Amycolatopsis mediterranei U32];~GTP/Mg2+ binding site [chemical binding];~Switch I region;~Switch II region;~identified by MetaGeneAnnotator; putative), producing the protein MNDQHDHGALGDAEYAEFMELASEEGFDPEDVEGAIEEAGHGPLPVLAVVGRPNVGKSTLVNRIIGRREAVVEDRPGVTRDRVTYEAEWAGRRFKVVDTGGWEQDVLGIDASVAAQAEFAIDAADACLFVVDATVGATDTDEAVVRLLRRAGKPVVLAANKVDGQSGEADAAMLWSLGLGEPFPVSSLHGRGTGDLLDEVLKALPEAPGQRFGNAVGGPRRIALIGRPNVGKSSLLNRVAGEERVVVNELAGTTRDPVDELIELGGKTWKFVDTAGIRKKVHLQEGADYYASLRTAAAIEKAEVAVVLIDTNDSISVQDQRIITMAVESGRALVIAYNKWDELDEERRYYLEREIETEMQQVSWAPRVNVSAKTGRHMDRLVPAIETALEGWETRVPTGRLNAFLGELVAAHPHPIRGGKQPRILFGTQAGTKPPRFVLFASGFLEHGYRRFIERRLREEFGFEGTPLHLSVRVREKRGKKK; encoded by the coding sequence ATGAACGACCAGCACGACCACGGGGCACTTGGCGACGCCGAGTACGCGGAGTTCATGGAGCTCGCCTCGGAAGAGGGCTTCGACCCGGAGGACGTCGAGGGCGCGATCGAGGAGGCCGGGCACGGCCCGCTGCCCGTCCTCGCCGTCGTCGGCCGTCCGAACGTCGGCAAGTCGACCCTGGTGAACCGGATCATCGGCCGCCGCGAGGCCGTCGTCGAGGACCGCCCGGGCGTCACCCGCGACCGGGTGACCTACGAGGCCGAGTGGGCCGGCCGCCGCTTCAAGGTCGTCGACACCGGCGGCTGGGAGCAGGACGTCCTCGGCATCGACGCCTCCGTCGCCGCCCAGGCCGAGTTCGCCATCGACGCCGCCGACGCCTGCCTGTTCGTCGTGGACGCCACCGTCGGCGCCACCGACACCGACGAGGCCGTCGTCAGGCTGCTCCGCCGCGCCGGCAAGCCGGTCGTCCTGGCCGCCAACAAGGTCGACGGTCAGTCCGGCGAGGCCGACGCCGCCATGCTGTGGTCGCTCGGCCTCGGCGAGCCGTTCCCGGTCTCCTCGCTGCACGGCCGCGGCACCGGTGACCTCCTCGACGAGGTCCTGAAGGCCCTGCCCGAGGCGCCCGGGCAGCGCTTCGGCAACGCCGTCGGCGGCCCCCGCCGCATCGCCCTCATCGGCCGCCCGAACGTCGGCAAGTCCTCCCTCCTCAACCGGGTCGCCGGCGAGGAGCGGGTCGTCGTCAACGAGCTGGCCGGCACCACCCGCGACCCGGTCGACGAGCTGATCGAGCTGGGCGGCAAGACCTGGAAGTTCGTGGACACCGCGGGCATCCGCAAGAAGGTCCACCTCCAGGAGGGCGCGGACTACTACGCCTCGCTGCGTACCGCCGCCGCCATCGAGAAGGCCGAGGTCGCGGTCGTCCTCATCGACACCAACGACTCCATCTCGGTCCAGGACCAGCGGATCATCACCATGGCCGTCGAGTCCGGCCGCGCGCTCGTCATCGCGTACAACAAGTGGGACGAGCTGGACGAGGAGCGCCGCTACTACCTCGAGCGCGAGATCGAGACCGAGATGCAGCAGGTCTCCTGGGCGCCCCGGGTCAACGTCTCCGCGAAGACCGGCCGCCACATGGACCGGCTGGTCCCGGCGATCGAGACCGCGCTCGAAGGCTGGGAGACCCGTGTCCCCACCGGCCGTCTGAACGCCTTCCTCGGCGAGCTGGTCGCCGCCCACCCGCACCCGATCCGCGGTGGCAAGCAGCCCCGCATCCTGTTCGGTACGCAGGCGGGCACCAAGCCGCCCCGGTTCGTGCTCTTCGCCTCCGGCTTCCTGGAGCACGGCTACCGCCGCTTCATCGAGCGCCGGCTGCGCGAGGAGTTCGGCTTCGAGGGCACCCCGCTGCACCTGTCGGTGCGCGTCCGCGAGAAGCGCGGCAAGAAGAAGTAA